A portion of the Glycine max cultivar Williams 82 chromosome 10, Glycine_max_v4.0, whole genome shotgun sequence genome contains these proteins:
- the LOC100782927 gene encoding pathogenesis-related protein PR-4, producing MMTKLTLFVLSMVCVLALASAQSAIVQSTYHLYQPEQHNWDLLAVSAYCATWDANQPFSWRSKYGWTAFCGPAGPQGQPSCGRCLRVTNTRTGDQQIARIVDQCKNGGLDLDVSVFQRLDSDGSGNAQGHLIVHYEFVDCAD from the exons atgatgacaaagCTTACCCTATTTGTCTTGTCCATGGTGTGTGTACTAGCTTTGGCCTCTGCGCAAAGTGCCATTGTGCAGTCTACATATCATTTATACCAACCTGAGCAGCATAATTGGGACTTGCTTGCAGTGAGTGCATATTGCGCCACTTGGGATGCAAACCAGCCATTCTCATGGCGCAGCAAATATGGTTGGACAGCCTTCTGTGGACCTGCTGGACCTCAAGGCCAACCTTCTTGTGGCAGGTGCTTGAGG GTGACAAACACTCGAACAGGAGATCAGCAAATAGCAAGAATTGTGGATCAATGCAAAAACGGGGGGTTGGACTTGGACGTTAGTGTGTTCCAAAGACTTGACTCCGACGGAAGTGGAAATGCTCAAGGCCATCTTATTGTCCACTATGAGTTTGTGGACTGCGCTGACTAA
- the LOC100783999 gene encoding E3 ubiquitin protein ligase DRIP2 isoform X2, producing MVSSQLVKVKRDTLRPCMTCPLCHNFFKDATTISTCLHTFCRKCIYEKLSDEETDCCPVCNIDLGCLPVEKLRPDHNLHDIRAKIFPFKRKKIKAQEVLSSISLPAKRKERSLSSLVVSAPKVSMQPGFTGKRTKNSTRKAAALRGCSFLLDESIKKEQANGDDNMDSSMPEPSKKHKPHEDTENNVEHTEGKVDLWTPLNCLVEAANRTKSSRSNSQATPLAKLESPTTPHGGQDTSETTTKTDLPASAKSELNIPKSKNKDTGHKTIFGDDKDANSLPSGPGKRRRLRPAGQKRVAASEMSASSPAPLDTTGGKCNRKNSPIWFSLVASEDQKGDVPLPQISACYLRIKDGAVPVSFIQKYLVKKLNLACEAEVEIMCRGQPVLPSLQLHNLVDLWFRTASTSKKIPASVGSSAKDFVMVLSYCRKALPP from the exons ATGGTGTCAAGTCAGCTGGTGAAAGTGAAGAGAGATACGCTACGACCATGCATGACATGCCCTCTCTGCCATAACTTCTTCAAAGATGCCACCACCATCTCTACGTGCCTTCACACCT TTTGCAGGAAATGCATATATGAGAAACTCTCGGATGAGGAGACGGATTGCTGTCCTGTGTGCAATATTGACTTAGGCTGCCTTCCGGTGGAGAAACTCAG GCCAGACCATAATTTGCATGACATAAGGGCAAAAATATTcccttttaaaagaaaaaagatcaaGGCCCAAGAAGTTTTGTCTTCAATATCATTGCctgcaaaaaggaaggaaagatcACTTTCATCATTGGTAGTCAGTGCTCCCAAAGTTTCAATGCAACCTGGCTTTACaggaaagagaacaaaaaacaGTACAAGAAAGGCTGCCGCTTTACGTGGATGCAGTTTCCTTCTTGACGAATCCATAAAGAAGGAACAAGCAAATGGTGACGATAATATG GATTCTTCCATGCCTGAACCTTCTAAGAAGCATAAGCCCCATGAAGATACAGAGAACAATGTGGAACATACAGAAGGGAAGGTTGATCTCTGGACACCACTGAACTGTCTTGTTGAAGCTGCCAACAGAACAAAGTCCTCCAGGTCAAATTCACAAGCAACTCCTCTTGCCAAATTAGAGTCCCCAACTACTCCTCATGGTGGACAAGATACATCTGAAACTACAACCAAAACAGACCTACCTGCTTCTGCCAAGAGTGAATTAAACAttccaaaatccaaaaataaggATACtggacataaaacaatatttggAGATGACAAGGATGCAAACAGCTTGCCTTCAGGACCAGGGAAGCGAAGAAGGTTGCGTCCTGCTGGTCAGAAAAGAGTTGCTGCATCTGAGATGTCTGCCTCTTCCCCAGCCCCACTAGATACAACAGGGGGCAAGTGCAACAGGAAAAACAGTCCTATTTGGTTTTCATTAGTTGCTTCAGAGGACCA GAAAGGAGATGTTCCCTTGCCACAGATCTCAGCATGTTACTTAAGAATAAA GGATGGTGCGGTGCCTGTCTCATTTATTCAGAAGTACCTTGtgaagaaacttaatcttgccTGTGAAGCAGAG GTGGAAATAATGTGCCGGGGTCAGCCAGTGCTCCCATCTTTACAACTGCATAATTTAGTAGATCTATGGTTCCGGACAGCATCAACCTCAAAAAAGATACCAGCATCAGTGGGGTCCTCAGCCAAAGATTTTGTGATGGTTTTATCATATTGTCGAAAGGCCTTGCCTCCTTGA
- the LOC100783999 gene encoding E3 ubiquitin protein ligase DRIP2 isoform X1 yields the protein MITELTCFTFLWGFCDLTRKEWNHLNCVLRWCTVMKFLEDAVDFQTCLLSDSSICRKCIYEKLSDEETDCCPVCNIDLGCLPVEKLRPDHNLHDIRAKIFPFKRKKIKAQEVLSSISLPAKRKERSLSSLVVSAPKVSMQPGFTGKRTKNSTRKAAALRGCSFLLDESIKKEQANGDDNMDSSMPEPSKKHKPHEDTENNVEHTEGKVDLWTPLNCLVEAANRTKSSRSNSQATPLAKLESPTTPHGGQDTSETTTKTDLPASAKSELNIPKSKNKDTGHKTIFGDDKDANSLPSGPGKRRRLRPAGQKRVAASEMSASSPAPLDTTGGKCNRKNSPIWFSLVASEDQKGDVPLPQISACYLRIKDGAVPVSFIQKYLVKKLNLACEAEVEIMCRGQPVLPSLQLHNLVDLWFRTASTSKKIPASVGSSAKDFVMVLSYCRKALPP from the exons ATGATAACTGAGCTTACATGTTTTACTTTTCTGTGGGGTTTCTGTGATTTGACGCGTAAGGAATGGAATCATCTTAATTGTGTCTTGAGGTGGTGTACTGTTATGAAGTTTCTTGAGGATGCAGTGGACTTTCAAACATGTTTGTTGTCTGATTCGAGCA TTTGCAGGAAATGCATATATGAGAAACTCTCGGATGAGGAGACGGATTGCTGTCCTGTGTGCAATATTGACTTAGGCTGCCTTCCGGTGGAGAAACTCAG GCCAGACCATAATTTGCATGACATAAGGGCAAAAATATTcccttttaaaagaaaaaagatcaaGGCCCAAGAAGTTTTGTCTTCAATATCATTGCctgcaaaaaggaaggaaagatcACTTTCATCATTGGTAGTCAGTGCTCCCAAAGTTTCAATGCAACCTGGCTTTACaggaaagagaacaaaaaacaGTACAAGAAAGGCTGCCGCTTTACGTGGATGCAGTTTCCTTCTTGACGAATCCATAAAGAAGGAACAAGCAAATGGTGACGATAATATG GATTCTTCCATGCCTGAACCTTCTAAGAAGCATAAGCCCCATGAAGATACAGAGAACAATGTGGAACATACAGAAGGGAAGGTTGATCTCTGGACACCACTGAACTGTCTTGTTGAAGCTGCCAACAGAACAAAGTCCTCCAGGTCAAATTCACAAGCAACTCCTCTTGCCAAATTAGAGTCCCCAACTACTCCTCATGGTGGACAAGATACATCTGAAACTACAACCAAAACAGACCTACCTGCTTCTGCCAAGAGTGAATTAAACAttccaaaatccaaaaataaggATACtggacataaaacaatatttggAGATGACAAGGATGCAAACAGCTTGCCTTCAGGACCAGGGAAGCGAAGAAGGTTGCGTCCTGCTGGTCAGAAAAGAGTTGCTGCATCTGAGATGTCTGCCTCTTCCCCAGCCCCACTAGATACAACAGGGGGCAAGTGCAACAGGAAAAACAGTCCTATTTGGTTTTCATTAGTTGCTTCAGAGGACCA GAAAGGAGATGTTCCCTTGCCACAGATCTCAGCATGTTACTTAAGAATAAA GGATGGTGCGGTGCCTGTCTCATTTATTCAGAAGTACCTTGtgaagaaacttaatcttgccTGTGAAGCAGAG GTGGAAATAATGTGCCGGGGTCAGCCAGTGCTCCCATCTTTACAACTGCATAATTTAGTAGATCTATGGTTCCGGACAGCATCAACCTCAAAAAAGATACCAGCATCAGTGGGGTCCTCAGCCAAAGATTTTGTGATGGTTTTATCATATTGTCGAAAGGCCTTGCCTCCTTGA
- the LOC100306048 gene encoding putative prefoldin subunit 4 produces MQQGGGSETEVTWEDQQNINKFGRLNNRFHELEDEIKIAKETNDNLEDASNELILTDEEVIRFQIGEVFAHVPKDEVENRIEQIKEVTSQKLAKLEEEKESILAQMAELKKILYAKFNDSINLEED; encoded by the exons ATGCAGCAG GGGGGAGGATCTGAGACGGAAGTAACATGGGAAGACCAGCAGAACATCAACAAATTCGGAAGGTTGAATAATCGCTTTCACGAGCTTGAGGATGAGATCAAAATCGCAAAG GAAACAAATGATAATTTGGAGGATGCAAGCAACGAGTTGATTCTCACAGATGAAGAGGTCATTCGGTTTCAAATAGGAGAGGTTTTTGCTCATGTGCCAAAGGATGAAGTTGAGAACAGGATAGAACAGATAAAAGAGGTGACAAGCCAGAAATTAGCAAAACTTGAAGAGGAGAAAGAATCTATTCTTGCTCAGATGGCTGAACTCAAGAAAATTTTGTATGCGAAGTTCAATGACTCGATCAATCTTGAGGAGGATTAG
- the LOC100790708 gene encoding PRA1 family protein E — MSHIPTAGYGTLAGATPTGTTTTTTTTTTSLVTPRPWREFLDLSALSCPYSYDDAMIRVRRNLSHFRFNYAAITLLIVFLSLLWHPVSMIVFLLVLVAWYYLYFSRDGLLVVFNQTLDDRTVLCVLGLLTVAALVSTHVGLNVLLSLIVAVVLVGLHAAFRVTEDLFLDEESSLLSVVGTQPLRTNYTPI, encoded by the coding sequence ATGTCCCACATTCCCACCGCCGGCTACGGCACCCTCGCCGGCGCCACTCCCACTggaaccaccaccaccaccaccaccaccactacctCCTTGGTGACTCCCCGTCCATGGCGCGAGTTTCTAGACCTCTCAGCCCTCTCCTGCCCCTACTCCTACGACGACGCCATGATCCGGGTCCGAAGAAACCTGAGCCACTTCCGCTTCAACTACGCCGCCATCACGCTCCTCATCGTCTTCCTCAGCCTCCTCTGGCACCCCGTCTCCATGATCGTCTTCCTCCTCGTCCTCGTCGCCTGGTACTACCTCTACTTCTCTCGCGACGGCCTCCTCGTCGTTTTCAACCAAACCCTCGACGACAGAACCGTGCTCTGCGTTTTGGGTTTGCTCACTGTCGCTGCGCTCGTCTCCACTCACGTCGGCCTCAACGTCTTGCTCTCGCTGATCGTCGCCGTGGTTCTTGTTGGCTTGCACGCCGCATTTAGGGTTACCGAGGATTTGTTTCTTGACGAGGAAAGTTCGTTGCTTTCCGTTGTGGGAACTCAGCCTCTCAGAACAAATTATACCCCCATTTGA
- the LOC100784530 gene encoding uncharacterized protein: MSEEKHQHHDTVSSSSSSTTTYFSSSSSSSSPGESEEELQHMLLAPPLWKNKKRLSKQLSMCEMPRDIAWERKRMQEQRRSSTVCDNDLTDEDLHELKGCIELGFGFNEEDGQRLCNTLPALDLYFAVNRRLSPSPVSTPQSRASSLGCRSSSFGSPRSDADSWKICSPGDDPEHVKTKLRHWAQAVACSVMQSS; the protein is encoded by the exons ATGAGCGAGGAAAAGCATCAACATCATGACACcgtgtcttcttcttcttcttctactactacttatttttcttcctcttcttcttcttcctcgccGGGCGAGTCGGAGGAGGAGCTGCAGCACATGCTGTTGGCGCCGCCGTTGTGGAAGAACAAGAAAAGGTTGTCGAAGCAGTTGTCGATGTGCGAGATGCCTCGGGACATTGCATGGGAGAGAAAGCGCATGCAAGAGCAGAGAAGGAGTTCGACCGTGTGCGATAATGATCTCACGGATGAGGACCTGCATGAGCTTAAAGGGTGTATAGAACTTGGGTTCGGATTCAACGAGGAAGATGGTCAGAGACTCTGTAACACCTTGCCCGCACTTGACCTTTATTTCGCTGTTAACCGCAGGTTGTCGCCTAGTCCTGTCTCCACCCCTCAGAGCCGTGCCTCTTCCCTCGGATGCCGTTCTTCGTCGTTTGGAAGCCCTAGAAGCGACGCTGACTCCTGGAAAATTTGTAGCCCAG GGGATGATCCTGAACATGTGAAGACCAAGTTAAGGCATTGGGCTCAAGCCGTTGCTTGTTCTGTGATGCAGTCTTCTTGA
- the LOC100791236 gene encoding receptor-like protein kinase ANXUR2, translating to MYIHVCLWLVLCFPVFLNAVPPDKGGGDSLMLGCGLGEGGGKDSDGRQWTPDNKYLSGGNSVTSKASFQDPSLLSEVPYMTSRVFTSEATYKFPVKLDKRYWLRLHFYPAVYNTFDPVNSYFSVTANSVTLLSNFSASITCQALSQAYLDREYSLAPLDSDTLSLTFKPSGKQNGAFAFVNGIQLIEMPELFDSAPMVGYSDQTMDTKSFHFQTMFRLNVGGQFISPKQDSGLSRMWYDDTPYLYGAATGVTNHATKDVKIDYKTMPQNIAPPIVYSTSRSMGNNKDVNMGFNLTWIFHVDPGSMYLTRLHFCDYYYSKVNEIVFKIFINNQTAEAEADVIGWTGGKGVATYKDYVIYVKDEAGDDQLWLALHPAPETEPEFYDSLVNGVEVFKLNDTDLSGPNPQPSEMLIEHEEHAKTFQNKHGSNKTFVIGSAAGGAAGFALMAAIIVVVQHQKKKRAPGSYSTSSWLPIYGNTHTAGTKTTGSGKSVGSANISAMAQGLCRYFSLQEMKEATKNFDESNVIGVGGFGKVYKGVIDNGFKVAIKRSNPQSEQGVNEFQTEIEMLSKLRHKHLVSLIGFCEEDDEMCLVYDYMALGTMREHLYKGNKPLDTLSWKQRLEICIGAARGLHYLHTGAKYTIIHRDVKTTNILLDENWVAKVSDFGLSKTGPNMNQGHVSTVVKGSFGYLDPEYFRRQQLTEKSDVYSFGVVLFEALCSRPALNPSLAKEQVSLAEWALYNKRRGTLEDIIDPNIKGQINPESLKKFADAAEKCVSDLGFERPSMNDLLWNLEFALNVQQNPDGKTHEPRLDESEFEEVNLENNDMAAHYKNLSLGSEHDLSHESSSDNHASIFSQIANPKGR from the coding sequence ATGTACATCCACGTGTGTCTTTGGTTGGTGTTATGTTTCCCTGTTTTCTTAAACGCCGTACCCCCCGACAAAGGTGGCGGCGATTCCTTGATGTTGGGGTGTGGATTAGGCGAAGGTGGAGGCAAAGATAGCGACGGAAGACAATGGACGCCCGACAACAAATACCTCTCTGGTGGCAATTCCGTCACTTCCAAAGCCTCTTTCCAAGACCCTTCGCTTTTGTCCGAGGTTCCGTACATGACATCTCGTGTTTTCACCTCCGAAGCAACCTACAAGTTCCCCGTTAAACTCGACAAACGTTACTGGCTCAGGCTCCATTTCTACCCTGCAGTTTACAACACCTTCGACCCCGTCAATTCATATTTCTCCGTCACAGCAAACAGCGTTACGCTTCTTTCCAATTTCAGCGCCTCCATCACATGCCAAGCTCTCTCCCAAGCCTACCTCGACAGAGAGTATTCCCTCGCGCCTTTGGATTCGGACACTCTCTCCCTTACCTTCAAACCCTCTGGGAAACAGAATGGTGCTTTCGCTTTTGTTAATGGGATTCAACTTATTGAAATGCCGGAGTTGTTTGATTCGGCTCCTATGGTGGGGTACTCCGACCAAACCATGGATACAAAAAGTTTTCATTTTCAGACAATGTTCAGATTAAATGTTGGTGGACAATTTATATCTCCGAAACAAGATTCTGGTCTAAGCAGAATGTGGTACGATGATACACCTTATTTATACGGTGCTGCCACTGGTGTCACCAACCACGCTACCAAGGATGTCAAAATTGACTACAAAACCATGCCACAGAACATTGCTCCTCCTATTGTGTACTCTACTTCAAGATCCATGGGGAACAATAAGGACGTCAACATGGGGTTCAATCTCACGTGGATCTTCCATGTTGATCCGGGTTCCATGTACCTTACACGATTGCATTTTTGTGACTATTACTATTCCAAGGTGAatgaaattgttttcaaaatcttcATCAACAATCAAACAGCGGAGGCTGAAGCTGATGTGATTGGGTGGACAGGAGGTAAAGGAGTGGCAACTTATAAAGATTATGTGATATATGTGAAAGATGAGGCAGGTGATGATCAACTCTGGCTTGCTTTGCACCCTGCACCTGAAACGGAGCCAGAATTTTATGATTCGTTAGTTAATGGGGTGGAGGTGTTCAAGCTCAATGACACGGATTTATCTGGTCCCAATCCTCAACCTTCTGAGATGTTGATTGAACATGAGGAGCATGCAAAGACTTTCCAAAACAAACATGGTAGTAATAAGACTTTTGTTATTGGCAGTGCTGCAGGGGGTGCTGCAGGTTTTGCCTTAATGGCTGCAATAATTGTTGTTGTTCaacaccaaaagaaaaagagagctcCGGGATCGTACAGCACATCAAGCTGGCTACCTATTTATGGGAATACGCACACCGCAGGCACCAAAACCACAGGGTCAGGGAAGAGTGTTGGCAGTGCCAACATATCAGCCATGGCTCAAGGATTGTGTCGCTATTTCTCCTTGCAAGAGATGAAGGAAGCGACCAAGAATTTCGACGAGTCCAATGTGATAGGGGTAGGAGGGTTTGGAAAGGTTTACAAGGGTGTTATTGATAATGGGTTCAAAGTGGCAATCAAAAGATCGAACCCGCAATCAGAACAAGGAGTGAACGAGTTCCAGACTGAgattgagatgttgtccaaGTTGAGACACAAGCATCTGGTGTCCTTGATAGGTTTTTGCGAGGAGGATGATGAGATGTGTTTGGTTTATGACTACATGGCACTTGGCACCATGAGGGAACACCTTTACAAGGGAAACAAGCCATTGGACACACTATCTTGGAAGCAAAGGTTGGAGATTTGCATTGGAGCTGCAAGAGGCCTTCACTACCTTCACACGGGTGCAAAGTACACCATCATTCATAGAGATGTCAAAACAACCAACATTCTCCTTGATGAAAATTGGGTTGCCAAGGTTTCAGATTTTGGACTTTCCAAAACGGGTCCAAACATGAACCAAGGTCATGTTAGTACTGTGGTGAAGGGTAGCTTTGGATACTTGGATCCTGAATATTTTAGGAGGCAACAGTTGACTGAGAAATCGGATGTGTACTCATTTGGGGTTGTTTTGTTTGAGGCACTTTGTTCAAGGCCTGCTCTCAATCCTAGCCTTGCAAAGGAACAGGTAAGCCTTGCGGAATGGGCATTGTACAACAAAAGAAGAGGAACACTTGAGGACATCATTGACCCCAACATCAAAGGACAGATCAACCCTGAAAGCTTGAAAAAGTTTGCTGATGCAGCTGAGAAGTGTGTGTCTGATCTTGGATTCGAACGCCCCTCCATGAATGATCTCTTGTGGAATCTCGAATTTGCTCTCAATGTGCAACAAAACCCCGATGGTAAAACTCACGAACCGCGTCTTGATGAAAGTGAGTTTGAAGAAGTAAACTTGGAAAACAATGACATGGCAGCTCACTACAAAAACCTTAGCCTTGGAAGTGAGCATGACCTTAGCCACGAGTCCAGTAGTGATAACCATGCTTCCATCTTCTCGCAAATTGCCAATCCAAAAGGACGATGA
- the LOC100785055 gene encoding histone H1: MSTASQPKAKKTASSKKPLSHPPFAVMIAEAIASLKERTGSSQYAITKYIEGKHKELPATYKKLVLVHLKKSVAAGKLVKVKNSFKLAPTKPAPVKAAAPKKPTKAATKPASKPKAATPKKKAVAKPKAKAAATTAKPKSKPAKVAAKKVAAKPAKKKTPVKAVKKPKSVVKKPKSVKSPAKKTKAKAKK, encoded by the exons ATGTCTACCGCATCGCAACCCAAGGCCAAGAAAACGGCGTCGTCCAAGAAGCCCCTCTCCCACCCTCCCTTCGCCGTG ATGATAGCAGAGGCGATTGCGAGTCTGAAAGAGAGAACCGGTTCGAGCCAATACGCGATAACCAAATACATCGAAGGGAAGCACAAGGAGTTGCCTGCAACCTACAAGAAGCTTGTCCTCGTTCATCTCAAGAAATCTGTTGCTGCTGGCAAGCTTGTTAAGGTGAAAAACTCCTTTAAGCTCGCACCGACTAAGCCTGCTCCGGTTAAGGCCGCTGCTCCCAAAAAGCCAACCAAAGCTGCCACTAAGCCCGCTTCCAAGCCCAAAGCTGCTACTCCTAAGAAAAAGGCTGTTGCCAAGCCCAAGGCCAAAGCTGCGGCCACGACTGCCAAGCCCAAGTCTAAGCCCGCTAAGGTCGCGGCCAAGAAGGTCGCTGCTAAGCCAGCTAAGAAGAAGACACCCGTAAAGGCCGTGAAGAAGCCCAAGAGTGTCGTGAAGAAACCTAAGAGCGTGAAATCACCAGCGAAGAAGACTAAGGCTAAGGCTAAGAAGTGA